GTCGTCGAAGTTGACGAAGATGAAGCCCTCCCAGACCTCGCACCGCACCGGCTTGAGCGGGTAGTCGGCCTTGTCGACGTCGAAGAACTCGTCCTCCTGCTGGATGAACGTCAGGTCACCGTTGAGCGCGTAGCGCCACGCGTGGTACTTGCATGTGAACTGCCGGCAGGCGCCGGAGGTTTCCTGGCCGGGGTAGTCGTTCCACACCAGCTTGTTGCCGCGGTGCCGGCACAGGTTGTAGAACGCCCTGATGGTCCCGTCGGTGCCGTTCTCGCCTTTGTCCCTGACGACGATGATCGACGTGCCCGCGCCGACCGAGGGCATCTCGCGGGTGAAGTAGCTCCCGGTCTTGGGCAGTCGCTCCACGCGTCCCACATGCAGCCAGGTGCGGCGGAAGATGGCCTGCTGCTCCAGCTTCCACTGCTCCGGGTCGATGGAGTCGGTGTAATCGACGGGGGCTGTGCCCAGTTCGGGCCAGTTCTCGGTCCAGCTGCCGGCAGCTGGTTTCGGGAAATGCGCCACTTTCTACCTACTTTCTCTGTCGAGCCATTCGAAGCTCAGTGGCCGGATTCCGGTTCGATGCCAAAGGTGTTGTAGGCCATGGCCATGAGGCTGTAGCCGCCGACGGTGAAGACCAGGTCCATGCGCTGGCGATCGTCGAGTTTCTCGCCGAGCGCGGCCCACGTCTCGTCCGAGACCGTCGAGTGCTCGTCGAGTTCGTCGACGGCATCGATCACGACCTGGTCGAACGGATCGGCCGCCGCACCGCGGCTGATGCCGCCGATGTCGTCGTCGGTGAGGCCCTCGGCCTTGCCGATGAAAACGTGGTGGGCCCACTCGTACTCGCACCTGCGCCTGCACGCGATACGCAGGATCGCGACCTCGCGGAGGCGGGGATCGAGGGTCGAGCGGAACAGCAGGTGGTTGCTGAAGCGCAGGAACGCTTTCGTCAGCCGCGGATGTCGGGCCAGTGTCGACAGTGCGGTGCCCGCACCGTCGGGATTCAACCGCTCCTCGGGGAGCATCACCGACAGCGCTCGGCGCACCTCGTCGTCCCACTCCTCGGCGGGTAATGGCGCCAGGCGCACGTACGGCTCTCCTCTCGGTGGGCGGGCGCGGGACGCGTCCGCTCGTCGTCGACTCTCAGCGGTGAGAATCATGTTCTCATTTACGACTAATAGGTTTTCATCTTTTCGCCCGATGGTCAATGGCGGCTCGTCGCGTGCGGGCGTGACCAGGATGAATGCGCTCGTCAGCGGCGAAGGACATTGATTCTCGTCTATGGAGAAGATAGTTTCCTTACACAGAGAAGCGTGTGCGGTGCAGACTGCCGCAGATCGAAGTCGGCAAGCCGACGCCGGAACGAAAGAGCAGCCATGAACAAAGACGACATGATCTTGATCAGCGTGGATGACCACATCATCGAGCCGCCGGACATGTTCAAGAACCATCTGCCCGAGAAGTACCGCGACGAGGCGCCCCGCCTGGTGCACAACCCGGACGGGTCGGACACCTGGCAGTTCCGCGACACGGTGATCCCGAACGTCGCGCTCAACGCGGTCGCGGGCAGGCCGAAGGAGGAGTACGGCCTCGAACCGCAAGGCCTCGACGAGATCCGCAAGGGCTGCTACGACCCCGATGAGCGGGTCAAGGACATGAACGCCGGCGGCGTCCTGGCGACCATGAACTTCCCGTCGTTTCCCGGTTTCGCCGCACGCCTGTTCGCGACCGACGACGAGGAATTCTCACTGGCATTGGTGCGGGCCTACAACGACTGGCACATCGACGAGTGGTGTGCCTCGAACCCGGGCCGCTTCATCCCGATGGCGATCCCGGCGATCTGGAATCCCGAGCTCGCCGCGGCCGAGGTGCGCCGCGTGGCCGAGAAGGGCGTGCACTCACTGACCTTCACCGAGAATCCGGCGACGCTGGGTTACCCCTCCTTCCACGATCTGGAGTACTGGCGGCCGCTGTGGCAGGCGCTCGTCGACACCGACACCGTGATGAACGTGCACATCGGGTCGTCGGGCAAGCTCGCGATCACCGCGCCGGACGCGCCGATGGACGTCATGATCACGCTGCAGCCCATGAACATCGTGCAGGCCGCGGCGGACCTCCTGTGGTCGGCACCGATCAAGGAGTTCCCGACGCTGAAGATCGCCCTGTCCGAGGGCGGCACCGGGTGGATCCCGTACTTCCTCGACCGCGTTGACCGCACCTACGAGATGCACTCGACGTGGACGCACCAGGACTTCGGCGGCAAACTGCCCAGCGAGGTGTTCCGCGAGCACTTCATGACGTGCTTCATCTCCGATCCGGTGGGCGTGAAGAACCGCCACATGATCGGCATCGACAACATCTGCTGGGAGATGGACTACCCGCACAGCGATTCCATGTGGCCGGGCGCCCCCGAGGAGCTGTGGGCGGTCTTCGACACCTACGACGTGGCCGACGACGAGATCGACAAGATCACGCACCAGAACGCCATGCGGCTCTACCATTTCGATCCGTTCGTCCACGTTCCCAGGGAGCAGGCGACCGTCGGCGCGTTGCGCAAAGCCGCGCAGGGCCATGACGTTTCCATTCGCGCGTTGAGCAAGAAAGAGAAGACCGGCGCCAGCTTCACGGACTTCCAGGAGAACGCCAAGGCGGTCTCCGGCGCGCGGGACTGATCCATCGACAGATGCAGGAGCGCAAACACGTGTCGGGCGGGATGAACTTCGAGCTCACCGAGGATCAGCAACTGATCCGCAGTTCTGTCGCGGAGCTGGCGGCCAAGTTCGACGACCACTACTGGATGGCCAAGGACCAGGCCCACGAATTCCCGCAGGAGTTCTACGACGCCATCGCAGGCGGCGGCTGGCTGGGGATGACCATTCCCGAGGAGTACGGCGGCCACGGGCTGGGGATCACCGAGGCCACGATCCTGGCCGAGGAGGTGGCCCGCTCCGGCGGTGGCATGAACGCCGCGAGCGCCATCCACATGTCGATCTTCGGCATGCAGCCCGTGGTGGTCTTCGGGTCCGACGAGATGAAGAAGGAGACGCTGCCACGGATCGTCAACGGCGATCTGCACGTGTGCTTCGGCGTCACCGAACCCGGTGCGGGTCTGGACACCTCGCGGATCACGACGTCCGCCAGGCGCGACGGTGACCACCCCGGATCAGACTACGTGGTGAACGGTCGCAAGGTGTGGATCTCCAAAGCCCTTGAGTCGGAGAAGATCCTGCTGCTGACTCGGACCGAGAGCCGCGAGGACGTCGAGAAACGAGGCGGGAAGCCCACGGAGGGTTTGTCGCTGTTCCTCACCGACCTCGACCGCGATCACGTCGACATCCGGCCCATCAACAAGATGGGCCGCAACGCCGTGAGCTCCAACGAGTTGTTCATCGACGATCTGCACGTTCCCGTCGAACACCGGATCGGCGAGGAGGGCAAGGGATTCAGCTACATCCTGCACGGCCTCAACCCCGAACGCATGCTGATCGCGGCCGAGGCGCTCGGCATCGGCCGCGTCGCGCTCGACCGCGCGGTGAAGTACGCCAACGAGCGTGTCGTGTTCGACCGGCCGATCGGCATGAACCAGGGAATCCAATTCCCCCTTGCCGATTCGCTCGCGCGTCTCGACGCGGCCGAACTCGTCCTGCGTAAGGCGACGTGGCTGTACGACAACGGCAAATCGTGCGGCCGTGAGGCGAACATGGCCAAATACCTTTGTGCCGACGCCGGATTCGCCGCCGCCGATCGTGCTCTGCAGACCCATGGCGGGATGGGCTATTCCGAGGAGTACAACATCTCCCGGTTCTTCCGGGAATCGCGTCTCATGAAGATCGCGCCGGTGAGCCAGGAGATGATCCTGAACTTCCTCGGCGCCAACGTGCTGGGCCTGCCCAAGAGCTACTGAGGAGATTTTCACATCAGATGAGGACCTATTTCGACCTCACGGGACGTTCGGCACTGGTGACCGGCGCCGGAGCGGGCATCGGCGCCGCGGTGTCGGAGGCACTGGCCGCGGCGGGCGCCTCGGTGCTGGTCACCGACATCGACGGTGAGGCCGCTCAGGCCGTGGCCGAGCGGATCAACACCGCCGCCGGCGGCGTATCTGGCGGGGCAGGCGGCAAGGCCGACAGCGCCGCGCTCGACGTGAGCGACCGGGACGCCGCCGTGGCGGCCGCCGAACGCGCCGCGGCGCTTGGGCAGGGCACGCTGCACATCGTGGTGAACAACGCAGGCGTGACCTCGCCGGCGATGTTCGGCAAACTCACCGACGAGACGTTCCGGTTGACGTTCGACATCCACGTCATGGGCACGTTCCACGTCACGCAGTCCGCGCTGCCGCACCTGCCCACCGATGGCACGGGTCGCATCATCAACGTCACGTCGTCGGCGGGCATCACCGGCACACTCGGCCAGGTGAACTATTCGGCCGCCAAGGCAGGCATCATCGGCTTCACGAAGTCGCTCGCGCGCGAACTGGCGCCCAAGAACATCATGGTCAACGCGTTGGCTCCGCTGGCCGCGACGCCGATGACCGAGACCATCCGCACCAATGAGAAGTTCGCGGCCAACATGATGAACCGCATCCCGCTCAAGCGCTGGGCCGAAGCCGAGGAGGTCGCCGGGGCATTTGTGTTCCTGGCGTCGGATGCCGCGTCGTACATCACCGGCCAGGTACTGCCGGTCGACGGCGGCATGGTTATGTGACGGGTATGCCGAACCACACCCCGCAAGCGTCGGCGCCCCTCGCCGGGATCACGGTCGTCGCTCTCGAACAGGCGGTGTCGGCGCCCATGTGCACCCGCGTGCTCGCCGATTTCGGCGCCCGCGTGATCAAGGTGGAGAACCCCGACGGCGGGGACTTCGCGCGCGATTACGACGATGTGGTTCTCGGGCCGGGTGGCCTTGCGGCGCATTTCGTCTGGGCCAACCGGGGCAAGCAATCCGTCACGCTCGACCTCAAGACCGCAGGTGGGATGGACGTACTGCATCGGCTGCTCGACGAGGCCGATGCGCTGGTGTCCAATCTCGCCCCAGGTGCGATGGCCCGCATGGGGCTGGCGCCCGCGGACCTGGCCGAGCGGCACCCCCAGGTCATTCCGGTCGAGATCGACGGATACGGCAGCGGGGGACCGTTGTCCCACAAGCGGGCCTATGACCTGCTCGTGCAGGCCGAGTCGGGCGCGTGCGCCGTCACCGGCCACCCCGACCAGCCCGCCAAACCCGGGCCGCCGGTCGCCGACATCTCCACCGGGCTCTACGCCGCACTTTCGGTCATGGCGCTGCTCATCGGGCGGCTGCGCCAACCCGGCCACGCCGCGCCCGCCGTCGCGGTCAGCCTGTTCGACACCATGGTCGACATCATGGGTTACCCGCTGACCTACACACAGCACTCGGGCATCGATCAGCAGCCCCTCGGTATGAGCTCGCCCGCGGTCGCACCGTACGGGGCGTTCGACACACGCGACGGTCAGACCGTGGTGCTCGGCACCACCAACGACCGTGAGTGGCAGCGTCTGGCGCGGGAGATCATCGATCGTCCTGACCTCGCCGACGATCCACGCTTCGCCACCAACTCCGACCGGTGCGCGCACCGCGACGTGCTCAACGAGGCCATCCGAACCTGGTGTGCGCAGCACGATCTCGCCGAGATCCAGCAGATCGCCGACGAAGCCGGCATCGGCAACTCGCGATTCAACCGGCCCAGCGAGGTGATCGCGCATCAGCACCTCAAGGACCGCGACCGCTGGCGGCCGGTCGCAACGCCGAAGGGAGAGATCTCGGCGCTGCTGCCGCCGCCGGTGATCTCGGGCTACGAGATGCCGATGGGTGCGGTTCCAGGACTCGGCGAGCACACTGATCGCATCCTGAGCGAAATCGGTCTGTCCGCCGAGGACATCGCGGCTCTGCGCCAGCAGGGCGCGATCGGCCCGGCGAGCCAGATCTGACCGAACATCAGACGAGATCGAAACAAGATCGGAGCAGTCCCATGCGTGAGACCGTCATCGTCGAAGCCGTGCGCACCCCCGTCGGTAAGCGCAACGGCGGCCTGTCCGGCATGCATGCCGCAGACCTGTCGGGACTCGTGCTCAACGCGCTCGTGGAGAAGGCCGGAATCAGCCCCGACATCATCGACGACGTCATCTGGGGCTGTGTGTCGCAGGTCGGTGACCAGTCCAGCAACATCGGCCGGTTCGCGGTGCTGGCCGCGGGATGGCCCGAACACATCCCGGGCACCACGGTCAACCGTGCGTGTGGATCCAGCCAGCAGGCGTTGGACTTCGCGGTACAGGCGGTCATGTCGGGCCAGCAGGATGTCGTGGTCGCCGGTGGTGTCGAGGTGATGAGCCGCGTGCCGCTAGGTGCCGCCCGCGCGACCGGAATGCCGTACGGCCCCAACGTCATCGATCGGTACCGGGACTTCTCCTTCAATCAGGGCATCTCGGCCGAGATGATCGCGCAGAAGTGGGGCTTCTCGCGGACCCGACTCGACGAATACTCGGCGGCGTCGCACGAGCGTGCCGCGGCCGCACAGGACGGTGGCGCCTTCGAGACCCAGATGATCACGGTGTTCGTCGACGACGGTGATCCGGTGGTGGCCGACGAGGGCGTGCGCCGCGGGACCACGGTCGAAAAGCTCGCCAACCTCAAACCGGCGTTCAAAGACGACGGCGTGATCCACGCGGGCAATTCGTCGCAGATCTCCGACGGTGCGGCCGCGTTGCTGGTGATGACTGCGGAAAACGCTGTCGCCATGGGTCTTTCGCCGATCGTCCGCTACCGGGCCGGTGCGGTGGCCGGTGCCGACCCGGTGCTGATGCTCACCGGGCCGATCCCCGCCACCGAGAAGGTGCTGCGCAAGGCCGGGATCCGGCTCGACGAGATCGGCGTCTTCGAGGTCAACGAGGCGTTCGCCCCGGTACCGCTGGCCTGGCAGGCCGAAACCGGCGCCGATGCGGCGAAACTCAACCCGCTCGGCGGCGCGATCGCCCTCGGCCACCCGTTGGGTGCCTCGGGCGCGGTGCTGATGACGCGCATGATCAACCACATGCGCGACAACGGGATCCGGTACGGACTGCAGACCATGTGTGAGGGCGGGGGCACCGCCAACGCCACCATCGTCGAACTTCTCGCATAAGGAGGGGCCAGCGCATGCAGCGGAATCTGTTCACCGAGGACCATGAGGCATTCCGCGCGCTGGCGCGGGATTTCATCGACAAGGAAGTCGTCGGAGCCTATCCCGAGTGGGAGAAGGCCGGCCGCATGCCACGCGATGTCTTCAAGCAGATGGGCGAGCTCGGCATGCTCGGCATGGCGATCCCCGAAGAGTACGGCGGCGCAGGCATTCCCGACTACCGCTACAACGTCGTGCTGCAGGAGGAGGCTGCCAGGGCACTGGTGACCCTGTCGACGGTGCGCACGCAGCTGGAGGTGATCCTGCCGTACTTCCTGCACTATGCGAATGACGAACAGCGGCAACGCTGGTTCCCCGGTCTGGCGGCGGGCACGTTGCTGACGGCGATCGCGATGACCGAGCCGGGCACCGGATCGGATCTCGCAGGCGTGCGCACCACCGCGGTGCGTGACGGTGACCATTACGTGGTCAACGGCGCCAAGACGTTCATCACCGGCGGGATCCAGGCCGATCTGGTTGTCGTCGTGGCTCGCACGTCGACCGATCCGGAGAACCGTCGTAAGGGGCTCACGCTGCTGGTGGTCGAGGACGGCATGGAGGGGTTCACCCGCGGCCGCGAGCTGGAGAAGATGGGCTGCAAGGTGCAGGACACCGCGGAGTTGTCGTTCACCGATGTGCGGGTTCCGGTGACCAATGTGCTGGGGGAGGAGGGTGAGGCCTTCAGCTACCTCGGGCGCAACCTCGCACAGGAGCGCCTCACGGTCGCGGTCGGCTCGGTGGCCCAGGCCCGCTCGGCGATCGCCGCGGCGATCGATTACACCAAGGACCGCAAGATATTCGGAGCATCGGTCTCATCTTTTCAAAACACCAAGTTCGAGCTCGCGGCGTGTTCGGCGGAGGTCGAGGCCGCACAGGCCATGCTGGACCGTGCGGTGGCGTTGCACGTCGACGGTCAGCTCTCCGGAGCCGACGCGGCCCGCGTGAAGCTGTTCTGTACGGAGATGCAGGCGCGCGTGGTCGATCGTTGCCTGCAGCTCTTCGGCGGCTACGGCTACATGATGGAGTATCCGATCGCCCGGCTGTACACGGACGCCCGTGTCGCGCGGATCTACGCGGGCACCAGCGAGGTCATGAAAGTCATCATCGCGAAGTCGCTGGGCCTGTAACCTGCGGGTGTGCGTTATGTGACACAGGGCGGAATTTATTCCGGTTGAGACCCTTGTCACACAGGCCGAACCAACCTACTGTGTGTTCACTAGGTTGGTTTGGACGAAGGAGTTCGGTGACGCCACCCCATGGGCAGGCCGAGGCTGCAAGACCCTACGAAACTCTGCTCGCAAAGGGCGAAGATCGCAGGCAGCGCATCCTTTCGGTCGCCGAGCGGCTGCTTGCCCGCAACGGGTGGCGCAACACCTCACTCGCCCAGATCGCCAAGGAGGCCGGGGTCACCACGGCCGGTCTGCTTCACCATTTCGAGTCCAAGGAGCAGTTGCTCAACGCGGTGCTCGACGCCAGGGATCTCGACGACGATGCGCACGCCGACCGGTCCGGTGACCTTGCCGACGAGATCAAGCGGGTGGCCGAACGGTTCGTCCGGGCGCCCGAGTTGGTCGGGACCTTCACCGTGTTGCTGGTGGAGAACATCCAGCCCGACGCACCGCTGCACGATCGTTTGCTGAAACGCCAACAGGACGCGCGCGACATCGTCGCCGACATCATCCGCCGCGGCCAGCTCGGTGGCCGCTACCGCCCAGACTTCGACCCGGTCACCAAGGCCGTGGAGATTCTCGCCTTCGTCAATGGAATGGAGACCTCATGGTTACTCGATCCCTCACTGCCGCTGCAGGACGTATTCAAGGGATACGCCGAGATGTTGGCCCGCGAGATCGAGGTGCCGTCCAGTCGAGGCGGACAGTGAAAGTGGAGGACGACATGAGGTATCGACTCGACGTGGTGGCGCCGTGCGTGGTCGACGCGGTGCGCCATGCCGGCGGCTGGCTCGTCGACCGCGTCATGGCCGGCTGGGACGTCACCGTACTGATCGACGGTGACGAGGATGTGCGGCCGTTGGCGATCCTGGGCGTCGACACCATGGAGCTGGAGGGCGTACTCAAGTCGTGGGAGAACCGTCCCCATCCCCAGACCGTCGCTGTCGCGGCGGACCTGTTCAACAGCGACAAGCGCGTCCGCTACGGCGTGTTGGGAGCGCTCGAGCAGGGGCTCACCGAGGTCACGCTGTGGGGTGAGGAGTGTCCGGCCGATCTCAGCGTCCGCCCCGCCCGTCACGAACTGTCCGCTGCCGCACGCGCATTCAAGGCGCAGGCCCTCACCGCGGCCAAACACCCCGACGCCACGTCCGTCGGCGCCACCGAGACGTTCCGCACCGGCACCATGATCAGCCGCTCGGTGCCCGCCGACCTCATCCCGGCAAGCTGACGCCACAACCGCGGTAGAAGGAGAAACTAGGAGACGAACGTCGGCATGGCCGCCCAACCGCGCACGGCGGCGGTCTGCGACGGCTCGGCGTTGTCCCAGTCGACCTCCCACTCGGGGTAGCGCTTCAGGATCTCCTCGAGCGCGACGCGGAGTTCGAGGCGGGCCAGCGCATTGCCCATGCAGAAGTGGGTGCCTGCACCAAAGGTCATGTGGGAGAACTGCTCACGGTGGATGTCGAAGACATCGCCGTTGGGCGGGAAGCGCCGGTGATCGCGGTTGGCGGCCCCGACGAGCATCAGCATCGCAGAGCCGGCCGGCACGGTCTGCCCGTAGTACTCGACCTCGCGCGTGACGTAGCGGGCGATCTGCAGGGCCGGTGGTTCCCACCGCAGCAGTTCCTCGATCGCCTGCGGGATCAGGCCCGGATTCTCCACGAGATCGCGGCGCTGATCCGGGTGGTCTGCCAGTGTCTTGCCGGCCCAACCGAGCGCGCGGGTCGTGGTCTCGGACCCCGCGGTCGCGATCACCGTCAAGTAGAGCAGTAGTTCGTCGCGACGCAGCTTGCGCACCGTGCCCGTCTCATCCTCGAACTGCGCGTTGAGCAGATCGGTCATGATGTCGTCGGACGGGTTCTCCATGCGCCAGTCGATGAACTCCCCGAAGACCTCGCCGGTGGCCAGTGCGTCCACGGTCTGGCCCTGCAGGGTCTCCTCACCGTGATCGGCGATCACGCGTTGGCGGTCCTCGGGAATGCCCAGCAGCATGCCGATGACGCGCATGGGCATCTGCTCGCCGAGGTCGTTGACGAAGTCGAATGTGTCCGACCCTGCGACCGCGTCGAGGCACCGCGTGGTGAACTCCCGGATCTGTGGTTCCAACGCGAGCACCTTGCGCGGCGTGAACATCCGCGACAGCAGATTGCGGTGGATGTTGTGGATCGGCGGATCCTCGAAAATCAGTGTGCCCGGCGGTATCTCCATCCCGCTCTTGATGAGCTCGAGCAGTGCGCCGCGACCGGAGATGAACGTCTCGTGGTCGATGACGGCCTTGTTGACGTCGTGGTAGCGACTCAGAGCGTAAAAGTCGTGCTGCTCGTTGTGGTACAGCGGCGCCTCTTCGCGGATCCGCGCGAAGACCTCATGCGGTTCCATGTTGAGCTGGACGTTGTACGGGTCGTAATACACCTGTGGTACGGCGCTGGTGGTGGGCTGGGCCATCGGGGACTCCGTCGTCGAAGGGCGGGATTTTCTGAACTGAGCGTCTCGTTCTGAGCACCTGCTTAGCAGGTTGGGCGACGCAGATCAAGGACCCATCGCCACGGCTGCAAGCTGGGCATAGTTGATCTGCGAGTTTACGCTCAATGCGGCGAATGTAAACCTGATCGGTGAGCGAGAAGGCGGACGAAGACGTTGACGCGCGAGTGCCTCTTTCCGCTGGAAGAAGAAGCCGCTAGCCGAGGTCGATGACCACCTTGCCGACCGCCCTGCCCTCGGCGACGTGCCGAAGCGCGGCCGCGGTCTCGGCGAGTGGATAGACCGCACCGATGTGCGGCGTGACGGCACCCGATGCCAGCAGCTCGGTGAGCTCGGATTCGTTGCGCGCGAACTCATCCCCTGGGATGTCCCGGAACTGGAATCCGGTGATCTGCACGCCTTTGACCAGTACCAGGTTCAACGGTATCCGGGGGATGAC
This genomic window from Mycolicibacterium goodii contains:
- a CDS encoding carboxymuconolactone decarboxylase family protein; amino-acid sequence: MRLAPLPAEEWDDEVRRALSVMLPEERLNPDGAGTALSTLARHPRLTKAFLRFSNHLLFRSTLDPRLREVAILRIACRRRCEYEWAHHVFIGKAEGLTDDDIGGISRGAAADPFDQVVIDAVDELDEHSTVSDETWAALGEKLDDRQRMDLVFTVGGYSLMAMAYNTFGIEPESGH
- a CDS encoding amidohydrolase family protein, which translates into the protein MNKDDMILISVDDHIIEPPDMFKNHLPEKYRDEAPRLVHNPDGSDTWQFRDTVIPNVALNAVAGRPKEEYGLEPQGLDEIRKGCYDPDERVKDMNAGGVLATMNFPSFPGFAARLFATDDEEFSLALVRAYNDWHIDEWCASNPGRFIPMAIPAIWNPELAAAEVRRVAEKGVHSLTFTENPATLGYPSFHDLEYWRPLWQALVDTDTVMNVHIGSSGKLAITAPDAPMDVMITLQPMNIVQAAADLLWSAPIKEFPTLKIALSEGGTGWIPYFLDRVDRTYEMHSTWTHQDFGGKLPSEVFREHFMTCFISDPVGVKNRHMIGIDNICWEMDYPHSDSMWPGAPEELWAVFDTYDVADDEIDKITHQNAMRLYHFDPFVHVPREQATVGALRKAAQGHDVSIRALSKKEKTGASFTDFQENAKAVSGARD
- a CDS encoding acyl-CoA dehydrogenase family protein; translated protein: MNFELTEDQQLIRSSVAELAAKFDDHYWMAKDQAHEFPQEFYDAIAGGGWLGMTIPEEYGGHGLGITEATILAEEVARSGGGMNAASAIHMSIFGMQPVVVFGSDEMKKETLPRIVNGDLHVCFGVTEPGAGLDTSRITTSARRDGDHPGSDYVVNGRKVWISKALESEKILLLTRTESREDVEKRGGKPTEGLSLFLTDLDRDHVDIRPINKMGRNAVSSNELFIDDLHVPVEHRIGEEGKGFSYILHGLNPERMLIAAEALGIGRVALDRAVKYANERVVFDRPIGMNQGIQFPLADSLARLDAAELVLRKATWLYDNGKSCGREANMAKYLCADAGFAAADRALQTHGGMGYSEEYNISRFFRESRLMKIAPVSQEMILNFLGANVLGLPKSY
- a CDS encoding SDR family NAD(P)-dependent oxidoreductase, whose translation is MRTYFDLTGRSALVTGAGAGIGAAVSEALAAAGASVLVTDIDGEAAQAVAERINTAAGGVSGGAGGKADSAALDVSDRDAAVAAAERAAALGQGTLHIVVNNAGVTSPAMFGKLTDETFRLTFDIHVMGTFHVTQSALPHLPTDGTGRIINVTSSAGITGTLGQVNYSAAKAGIIGFTKSLARELAPKNIMVNALAPLAATPMTETIRTNEKFAANMMNRIPLKRWAEAEEVAGAFVFLASDAASYITGQVLPVDGGMVM
- a CDS encoding CaiB/BaiF CoA transferase family protein; the encoded protein is MPNHTPQASAPLAGITVVALEQAVSAPMCTRVLADFGARVIKVENPDGGDFARDYDDVVLGPGGLAAHFVWANRGKQSVTLDLKTAGGMDVLHRLLDEADALVSNLAPGAMARMGLAPADLAERHPQVIPVEIDGYGSGGPLSHKRAYDLLVQAESGACAVTGHPDQPAKPGPPVADISTGLYAALSVMALLIGRLRQPGHAAPAVAVSLFDTMVDIMGYPLTYTQHSGIDQQPLGMSSPAVAPYGAFDTRDGQTVVLGTTNDREWQRLAREIIDRPDLADDPRFATNSDRCAHRDVLNEAIRTWCAQHDLAEIQQIADEAGIGNSRFNRPSEVIAHQHLKDRDRWRPVATPKGEISALLPPPVISGYEMPMGAVPGLGEHTDRILSEIGLSAEDIAALRQQGAIGPASQI
- a CDS encoding thiolase family protein; its protein translation is MRETVIVEAVRTPVGKRNGGLSGMHAADLSGLVLNALVEKAGISPDIIDDVIWGCVSQVGDQSSNIGRFAVLAAGWPEHIPGTTVNRACGSSQQALDFAVQAVMSGQQDVVVAGGVEVMSRVPLGAARATGMPYGPNVIDRYRDFSFNQGISAEMIAQKWGFSRTRLDEYSAASHERAAAAQDGGAFETQMITVFVDDGDPVVADEGVRRGTTVEKLANLKPAFKDDGVIHAGNSSQISDGAAALLVMTAENAVAMGLSPIVRYRAGAVAGADPVLMLTGPIPATEKVLRKAGIRLDEIGVFEVNEAFAPVPLAWQAETGADAAKLNPLGGAIALGHPLGASGAVLMTRMINHMRDNGIRYGLQTMCEGGGTANATIVELLA
- a CDS encoding acyl-CoA dehydrogenase family protein, giving the protein MQRNLFTEDHEAFRALARDFIDKEVVGAYPEWEKAGRMPRDVFKQMGELGMLGMAIPEEYGGAGIPDYRYNVVLQEEAARALVTLSTVRTQLEVILPYFLHYANDEQRQRWFPGLAAGTLLTAIAMTEPGTGSDLAGVRTTAVRDGDHYVVNGAKTFITGGIQADLVVVVARTSTDPENRRKGLTLLVVEDGMEGFTRGRELEKMGCKVQDTAELSFTDVRVPVTNVLGEEGEAFSYLGRNLAQERLTVAVGSVAQARSAIAAAIDYTKDRKIFGASVSSFQNTKFELAACSAEVEAAQAMLDRAVALHVDGQLSGADAARVKLFCTEMQARVVDRCLQLFGGYGYMMEYPIARLYTDARVARIYAGTSEVMKVIIAKSLGL
- a CDS encoding TetR/AcrR family transcriptional regulator → MTPPHGQAEAARPYETLLAKGEDRRQRILSVAERLLARNGWRNTSLAQIAKEAGVTTAGLLHHFESKEQLLNAVLDARDLDDDAHADRSGDLADEIKRVAERFVRAPELVGTFTVLLVENIQPDAPLHDRLLKRQQDARDIVADIIRRGQLGGRYRPDFDPVTKAVEILAFVNGMETSWLLDPSLPLQDVFKGYAEMLAREIEVPSSRGGQ
- a CDS encoding cytochrome P450; protein product: MAQPTTSAVPQVYYDPYNVQLNMEPHEVFARIREEAPLYHNEQHDFYALSRYHDVNKAVIDHETFISGRGALLELIKSGMEIPPGTLIFEDPPIHNIHRNLLSRMFTPRKVLALEPQIREFTTRCLDAVAGSDTFDFVNDLGEQMPMRVIGMLLGIPEDRQRVIADHGEETLQGQTVDALATGEVFGEFIDWRMENPSDDIMTDLLNAQFEDETGTVRKLRRDELLLYLTVIATAGSETTTRALGWAGKTLADHPDQRRDLVENPGLIPQAIEELLRWEPPALQIARYVTREVEYYGQTVPAGSAMLMLVGAANRDHRRFPPNGDVFDIHREQFSHMTFGAGTHFCMGNALARLELRVALEEILKRYPEWEVDWDNAEPSQTAAVRGWAAMPTFVS